A portion of the Candidatus Dependentiae bacterium genome contains these proteins:
- a CDS encoding deoxynucleoside kinase, which yields MMTHKNQPSKLFILEGNIGAGKSTLLRLLEQNLGVDIINEPLSKWQTMSDQENLLDLFYRDTKRWAYTFQSYAFISRIQAILEQLSKDDRSSTKILERSVYSDRFCFAKNCFEAGLMSSLEWQIYQDWFEWLVGSYMPQPSGFIYLRTSPKVSHQRLTKRNRSEETSVTLEYLQSLHHKHENWLIHQNDTPVYVQKIPVLTLECDNEFETNLHLQRSHLQSINDFIAQVTTPIIPPSNFLGRVSL from the coding sequence ATGATGACACATAAAAACCAACCGTCTAAGCTCTTTATCCTTGAGGGCAATATCGGTGCAGGGAAATCAACACTGTTGAGACTTCTCGAGCAAAACCTTGGTGTAGACATTATCAACGAACCGTTGAGTAAATGGCAAACCATGAGTGACCAAGAGAATTTATTAGACCTCTTTTACCGCGATACCAAGCGATGGGCATACACCTTTCAATCGTATGCTTTTATTTCACGTATTCAAGCAATCCTTGAACAACTCAGCAAAGACGACCGCTCTTCGACTAAAATACTTGAACGTTCCGTCTATTCCGATCGCTTCTGTTTTGCCAAAAATTGTTTCGAAGCTGGACTCATGTCATCACTTGAATGGCAAATATATCAAGATTGGTTTGAATGGCTTGTCGGCTCATACATGCCACAACCGAGCGGATTTATCTATTTGCGCACATCACCAAAAGTAAGTCATCAGCGATTAACTAAGCGCAATCGAAGCGAAGAAACCAGTGTAACCCTAGAATATTTACAATCGCTTCACCACAAGCATGAAAACTGGCTTATTCATCAAAACGATACCCCTGTCTACGTTCAAAAAATCCCAGTACTCACCCTTGAATGTGATAATGAATTTGAAACAAATCTGCATTTGCAAAGAAGTCATCTCCAATCAATTAATGATTTTATTGCGCAGGTTACAACACCAATAATTCCACCATCAAACTTTTTGGGACGCGTTTCACTCTAA
- a CDS encoding ATP-binding protein: MNSKKYYTVLSLVLLLGYSYVNAFVVLINGTCSAGKTTISHKLIDLMNADYKPVYYISVDAIAREIAQINNSSMESSDTESQFYKQAIQQAIIEAKRQHEEGKIVIVDVVLFNNEEVMKFKNEIGEIFVKHVLIYADLQTLFLNVTQRNDGVDELEKRSLFLPFQQYLHFYTYLQEELTEGECARFIQLKLSDIKIICEKIYTRILPQSKNSGVDEKALVDILSSRFCENFYFSVRNLSCENLLRGVRVVEKDNNSLNERVIVRARIAFDKMFENLKAHDCALQIQAFIKRFQTFNFYA, translated from the coding sequence ATGAATTCCAAAAAATATTATACCGTTTTAAGTCTTGTTTTATTGCTTGGTTATTCCTATGTCAATGCTTTTGTTGTTTTAATTAATGGAACTTGTTCCGCTGGAAAAACAACTATTTCTCATAAGTTAATTGATCTTATGAACGCTGATTACAAGCCGGTTTATTATATTTCGGTTGATGCAATTGCCCGAGAAATTGCGCAAATAAATAATTCAAGCATGGAAAGCTCTGATACTGAAAGTCAATTTTACAAACAAGCGATACAGCAAGCAATTATTGAAGCGAAGCGTCAACACGAAGAGGGAAAGATTGTTATTGTTGATGTTGTATTATTTAATAATGAAGAAGTAATGAAATTCAAAAATGAAATTGGAGAAATTTTTGTTAAGCATGTGTTGATTTATGCTGATCTACAAACCCTATTTCTTAATGTTACCCAAAGAAATGATGGTGTTGATGAGCTTGAAAAGAGATCATTGTTTTTGCCATTTCAACAATATTTACATTTTTATACGTATCTTCAAGAAGAGTTAACTGAAGGCGAATGTGCTCGCTTTATTCAGTTAAAATTAAGTGATATTAAGATCATTTGCGAAAAAATATATACCAGAATTCTGCCTCAGTCCAAAAATAGTGGTGTTGATGAAAAGGCTCTTGTTGACATACTTTCAAGTAGATTCTGTGAAAATTTTTATTTTTCGGTACGGAATCTTTCGTGCGAAAATCTTTTACGCGGCGTTCGAGTTGTAGAAAAAGATAATAACAGTTTAAATGAGCGTGTTATTGTGCGGGCTCGTATTGCGTTTGATAAAATGTTTGAAAATCTTAAGGCTCATGATTGTGCTTTACAAATTCAAGCATTTATCAAGCGTTTTCAAACCTTTAACTTTTATGCCTAA
- a CDS encoding ATP-dependent RecD-like DNA helicase, whose product MSNDITELSGSVERVIFKSPDNGFSVISLKVNKTDSVIARGHFADLHQGAQVTLQGSWIFHQKFGRQFQAQSAVAKPPSSIEGIQKYLASGLIKGIGPKYAEKLVQKFGDQTLEIIDQEPNRLFEVRGVGQARVQLIIDAWQEQKEISKVMIFLRSKDVSASFAVKIFKMYGQASIEKIQENPYRLVDDIWGVGFKTADQIALKIGLPSDSIERVKAGILYVLGDATNNGHLYKLVQETKDVVLELLGIDAHVCADLLKRALHSLHQQDKIKLISYNDQHYLSLPKFYYSEIGIAKKLERLLSTQTRSLEFDINQIYQSVRKPDARGVELNEDQQRGILTCVQNKVSIITGGPGTGKTTMIKRLIQELETFNVRFRLAAPTGRAAKRMFESTGRSTETLHRLLEFTPTSMGFARNEENALELDYLIVDEASMIDVFLMHSVLKAMPHNAALVMIGDVDQLPSVGAGNVLNDLIDSKRIEVVRLTQIFRQAQDSMIIVNAHRVNNGEFPESPKPGSKRDFAFVKQQEPEELFPLLRTIFLNKFPSMGIHPDEAIVLTPMNRGTAGTVRLNQELQMILNPVNDEAKQMMQFGTLFKVNDRVMQIRNNYDKFVFNGDIGSIIDINRVDQKVVVRFGERDHEYDFAEMNELTLAYAISIHKSQGSEFKAVIIPLFMQHFMLLQRNLIYTAITRAKNLCILVGQSKAIAMGIKNDKGVERCTFLKQFLTSDLQAR is encoded by the coding sequence ATGAGCAACGACATAACCGAACTTTCAGGCTCAGTTGAGCGCGTTATTTTTAAAAGCCCCGATAACGGTTTTTCGGTGATTTCGCTCAAAGTGAATAAAACTGATTCGGTGATTGCTCGTGGCCACTTTGCGGACTTGCATCAAGGTGCTCAAGTAACGCTGCAGGGAAGCTGGATTTTTCATCAAAAGTTTGGGCGGCAATTTCAGGCACAGTCAGCTGTGGCAAAGCCGCCCTCTTCTATTGAAGGTATTCAAAAATATCTCGCCTCAGGTCTCATTAAAGGGATCGGTCCTAAATATGCCGAAAAGCTTGTACAAAAATTTGGCGATCAAACGCTTGAAATAATCGATCAAGAACCGAATAGGCTTTTTGAAGTGAGGGGTGTTGGGCAGGCTCGTGTACAGCTCATTATCGACGCATGGCAAGAGCAAAAAGAGATATCAAAAGTGATGATCTTTTTGCGGTCCAAAGATGTTTCAGCAAGTTTTGCCGTAAAAATTTTTAAAATGTACGGACAAGCTTCAATTGAAAAAATTCAAGAAAATCCCTATAGACTTGTTGATGATATTTGGGGTGTTGGGTTTAAAACTGCGGATCAAATTGCACTCAAAATTGGCTTGCCTTCTGATTCAATAGAGCGTGTTAAAGCAGGCATTCTCTATGTCTTAGGTGATGCAACAAACAATGGTCATTTGTACAAGCTGGTACAAGAAACGAAAGATGTTGTTTTAGAGTTGCTTGGTATTGACGCGCACGTTTGTGCAGACTTACTTAAGCGTGCATTACATAGTTTGCATCAGCAAGATAAAATTAAGCTTATTTCGTATAACGACCAGCATTATCTTTCGCTCCCCAAATTTTATTATTCAGAAATTGGGATAGCGAAAAAGCTTGAACGGCTGCTTTCAACACAAACAAGATCTCTTGAATTTGATATTAATCAGATTTATCAATCAGTCAGAAAACCCGATGCTCGCGGTGTTGAGCTTAATGAAGATCAGCAACGAGGTATTTTAACCTGCGTTCAAAATAAAGTTTCTATTATTACTGGCGGTCCAGGAACCGGTAAGACGACCATGATCAAGCGGCTTATTCAAGAACTTGAAACATTTAATGTACGCTTTAGGCTTGCAGCGCCAACTGGGCGTGCAGCAAAACGAATGTTTGAAAGTACGGGAAGAAGTACCGAGACGCTTCATCGGCTTCTTGAATTTACACCAACAAGTATGGGTTTTGCGCGTAACGAAGAAAATGCGCTTGAGCTTGATTATTTAATTGTTGATGAAGCCTCGATGATCGATGTCTTTTTGATGCACTCGGTGCTCAAGGCAATGCCGCATAATGCGGCGCTTGTTATGATTGGTGACGTTGACCAGCTGCCATCAGTTGGTGCAGGCAATGTATTAAATGATCTGATTGATTCAAAAAGAATTGAAGTTGTTCGGCTGACACAAATTTTCAGGCAAGCACAAGACAGTATGATTATTGTCAATGCTCACCGCGTCAATAATGGAGAGTTTCCTGAGTCACCAAAGCCCGGGAGCAAGCGAGATTTTGCATTTGTTAAACAACAAGAGCCCGAAGAGTTGTTTCCCCTTTTACGCACCATTTTCTTGAATAAATTCCCGAGCATGGGAATTCATCCTGATGAAGCAATTGTTCTGACTCCGATGAATCGTGGGACCGCTGGTACTGTGCGTTTGAATCAAGAGCTTCAAATGATTTTGAATCCAGTTAACGATGAAGCCAAACAAATGATGCAGTTTGGTACGCTTTTCAAAGTGAACGATCGGGTTATGCAAATCCGTAACAACTACGATAAGTTTGTTTTCAATGGAGACATTGGTTCAATTATTGATATCAACCGCGTTGATCAAAAAGTAGTCGTGCGCTTTGGTGAACGCGACCATGAATACGACTTTGCGGAGATGAATGAGCTCACGCTTGCATACGCTATTTCTATTCACAAGAGTCAAGGCTCAGAATTCAAGGCGGTGATCATACCACTCTTCATGCAGCATTTCATGCTGCTTCAGCGTAATCTCATCTACACCGCAATTACGCGGGCAAAAAATTTGTGTATTCTTGTTGGCCAGTCTAAAGCAATTGCTATGGGCATTAAGAATGACAAAGGTGTTGAACGTTGCACTTTCTTAAAGCAATTTCTTACCTCTGATTTACAAGCGCGTTAA
- a CDS encoding exonuclease SbcCD subunit D encodes MPNQKAVTFFHTADIHFGVENYGKIDPKTGIHSRLLDFHKSLSSIVDRAIEQQIDFFLFCGDAYKTAYPTPTQQKLLVKLLLKLQAASIPVVIVVGNHDHPLSFGKAHSLDVFDYLPVEGFYVFSKPELMTIKTKSGLVQIVGIPWPARNNVVTHDEHRMKSATEITCYLSQRVGQLINQLAEQIDETIPAVLAGHLTVSSGVFSGSEKCAIFGNDPIFLPSQLALPQFDYVALGHLHRYQNLNPNGIPVVYAGSIERVDFGERKEEKSFCAVTITTIDGKKQCSYDVVPLVTRRMIQIDVMLESGLDQTRQIIQKLATYDLNEAIVKIMYHIPEGQPDKVDLFEVQRACQHAKYVVGVIPVHKLAKRERRAQVNVDMDFMVVLEKYIQTKDFLASKKDPLMAKAQQLRAQLDAQEQELEK; translated from the coding sequence ATGCCTAATCAAAAAGCTGTTACCTTTTTTCATACTGCAGATATACATTTCGGCGTTGAAAATTACGGAAAAATTGATCCAAAGACGGGTATCCATTCCCGTCTTTTGGATTTTCACAAAAGCCTTTCGTCAATTGTTGATCGAGCAATCGAGCAACAGATTGATTTTTTTCTCTTTTGTGGTGATGCCTATAAAACCGCATATCCAACTCCAACGCAGCAAAAGCTTTTAGTTAAACTTTTGCTTAAGTTACAAGCAGCGAGTATTCCTGTGGTTATTGTTGTTGGAAATCACGATCATCCATTAAGTTTTGGCAAAGCTCATTCACTTGATGTTTTTGATTATTTGCCGGTTGAGGGATTTTATGTCTTTTCTAAACCTGAGCTCATGACCATTAAAACTAAAAGTGGATTGGTTCAAATTGTTGGCATTCCATGGCCTGCTCGTAACAATGTTGTAACGCATGACGAGCATCGCATGAAGTCTGCTACCGAGATTACCTGTTATCTGTCTCAGCGTGTTGGGCAATTGATCAATCAGTTAGCCGAACAGATTGATGAAACAATTCCCGCTGTTTTGGCCGGTCATTTAACCGTGAGTAGTGGTGTTTTTTCAGGTTCTGAAAAATGTGCTATTTTTGGTAACGATCCAATTTTTCTTCCCTCACAACTTGCCTTACCTCAATTTGATTATGTTGCGCTGGGCCATCTGCATCGCTATCAAAACTTGAATCCAAATGGGATTCCTGTTGTTTATGCAGGCTCAATTGAGCGTGTTGACTTTGGCGAACGCAAAGAAGAAAAGAGCTTTTGCGCCGTCACGATAACAACAATTGATGGCAAAAAACAATGCTCGTATGATGTCGTTCCTTTGGTAACACGACGGATGATTCAAATTGATGTGATGCTTGAGTCTGGCCTTGATCAAACTCGGCAAATTATTCAAAAACTTGCGACGTATGATTTGAATGAAGCGATCGTTAAAATTATGTATCACATTCCTGAGGGGCAGCCTGATAAGGTTGACTTATTTGAGGTTCAGCGAGCTTGTCAGCATGCAAAATATGTGGTTGGAGTCATTCCTGTTCATAAGCTTGCCAAGCGTGAACGACGAGCACAGGTGAATGTTGATATGGATTTCATGGTAGTCCTTGAAAAGTACATTCAGACAAAAGATTTCCTTGCTTCTAAAAAAGATCCTCTTATGGCCAAGGCGCAACAGTTGCGTGCGCAGCTTGATGCTCAAGAACAAGAGCTCGAGAAGTGA
- a CDS encoding F0F1 ATP synthase subunit alpha, translating into MIEKDTDILSLLEQALSNKTQEKFDEIGIAIKVGDGICKIYGLSNAVFGELVEFESGSLGVILNLDEEVVSAVILDSSTNIIEQEIVKRTGTVFQVPVGDALLGRIVSTSGKPLDALGPIKAEAHLPIEASAIYGIIDRQPVNQPLETGATVIDALIPIGKGQRELIIGNRSTGKTSVVVDMILHQKGKNVICIYVSIGHKQSNTARLIYQLEKHGALEYTVIVDADAKESALNQFLSPYAGCTIGEHFMRKGRDVLIIYDDLTNQAIAYREMSLLLRRPPGREAYPGDIFYIHSRLLERAGRLSQAHGGGSMTAIPIIQTQGDDISAYIPTNLISITDGQIFLDTTLFNNGIRPAVNIGLSVSRVGSTAQNKAMKKMSGSLKLELAQYNELQAFAQFGSELDKASQRALDRGNRAFEILKQGERETYSFVDQVIFLFLLKSNYLDKLNLEDVKPFAAQCSMYIKGTFPEIYQSIFDSKDIGEADFVELKKAADEFTMIFSKPL; encoded by the coding sequence ATGATTGAAAAAGATACCGATATACTCTCATTACTCGAACAAGCTCTGAGTAATAAAACGCAAGAAAAATTTGATGAAATTGGCATTGCAATCAAAGTTGGTGATGGCATCTGCAAAATATACGGGCTAAGCAATGCTGTCTTTGGTGAGCTCGTTGAATTTGAAAGCGGAAGCCTTGGCGTTATTCTCAACCTTGATGAAGAAGTTGTTTCCGCAGTTATTCTGGATAGTTCAACAAACATCATTGAGCAAGAAATTGTCAAACGAACTGGCACTGTTTTCCAGGTTCCTGTTGGTGATGCTCTGCTCGGCAGAATTGTCTCCACATCAGGAAAACCTCTTGATGCACTTGGTCCAATTAAAGCAGAAGCACATTTACCTATTGAAGCTTCAGCGATTTATGGAATCATAGATCGCCAACCGGTTAACCAACCACTCGAAACAGGCGCAACAGTTATCGATGCACTCATTCCCATCGGCAAAGGCCAACGAGAACTGATTATTGGTAATCGAAGCACCGGAAAGACATCGGTGGTTGTTGATATGATTTTACATCAAAAAGGTAAGAATGTTATTTGTATCTATGTCTCAATAGGGCATAAGCAATCCAATACCGCACGGTTAATTTATCAGCTTGAAAAGCATGGCGCACTTGAATATACCGTAATTGTCGACGCAGATGCAAAAGAAAGCGCACTCAACCAATTCTTATCTCCGTATGCTGGTTGTACGATTGGTGAACATTTTATGCGCAAAGGTCGCGATGTTTTGATTATCTATGATGATTTAACCAATCAAGCAATTGCTTACCGAGAAATGTCACTCCTTCTCCGTCGACCACCTGGACGCGAAGCATATCCGGGCGATATTTTTTATATTCATTCTCGCCTTCTTGAACGAGCTGGTCGTCTTTCTCAAGCTCATGGTGGTGGATCTATGACGGCAATTCCTATCATCCAAACTCAAGGCGATGATATTTCTGCATACATTCCAACCAACCTGATTTCAATCACTGACGGGCAAATTTTTTTAGATACAACACTTTTTAATAACGGAATACGCCCAGCCGTTAACATTGGGCTTTCTGTTTCACGCGTTGGAAGTACCGCGCAGAACAAAGCTATGAAGAAAATGAGCGGAAGCTTAAAGCTAGAGCTTGCTCAATATAATGAGTTACAGGCATTTGCTCAATTTGGTTCTGAGCTTGATAAAGCAAGTCAACGAGCACTTGATCGAGGTAACCGAGCATTTGAAATCCTTAAACAAGGCGAGCGCGAAACGTATTCATTTGTAGATCAAGTGATCTTTTTATTTCTCCTTAAATCAAATTACCTTGATAAACTCAATTTAGAAGATGTTAAACCTTTTGCAGCTCAATGCAGCATGTACATTAAAGGAACATTTCCTGAAATTTATCAGAGTATTTTTGATAGCAAGGATATTGGAGAAGCGGACTTTGTTGAGCTGAAAAAAGCAGCCGATGAGTTTACTATGATCTTTTCAAAACCGTTATAA
- the atpE gene encoding ATP synthase F0 subunit C, whose translation MAASEAVKIAAYIAAGICMGIGTLGPSLGQGYIGGQACESIGKKPEAEGSLMKIMFIALAFVESTSIYAFFISLLLVLYVGQ comes from the coding sequence ATGGCTGCCTCAGAAGCTGTAAAAATTGCTGCATATATTGCAGCTGGAATTTGCATGGGAATTGGAACTCTTGGCCCTTCTCTAGGACAAGGATATATTGGCGGACAAGCGTGCGAAAGTATCGGGAAAAAGCCTGAAGCTGAAGGCTCGCTTATGAAAATTATGTTCATAGCACTCGCATTTGTTGAATCAACTTCAATTTACGCATTCTTTATATCACTGCTTCTTGTTCTTTATGTTGGACAGTAA
- the atpH gene encoding ATP synthase F1 subunit delta, giving the protein MNDTHNNIARKYAVAFLNLYENELNSEYFQNLNGLFLFLKKNHWFYFYLGMSRIDDAIKQQAIDHVGEILNCCHHTSQLINTLIKHKRIELLDTVIEQILTCYNKSKDVEAFTISTSHTLLDNEKERVLTIIRSLTKHNIKATFDVDSSLICGIKIQSDRSFFERSIARQLKDFEQSILRRVGL; this is encoded by the coding sequence ATGAATGATACTCATAATAACATTGCGCGAAAATACGCTGTTGCATTTTTAAACCTCTATGAAAATGAATTAAACAGTGAGTATTTCCAAAATCTCAACGGACTTTTTCTCTTTTTGAAAAAAAATCATTGGTTTTATTTTTATTTGGGAATGTCGCGCATAGACGATGCTATTAAGCAACAAGCAATTGACCATGTGGGTGAAATTCTTAACTGTTGCCACCATACATCACAGCTTATTAACACACTGATCAAACACAAGCGTATTGAGTTACTTGATACTGTTATTGAACAAATTTTAACCTGCTATAACAAAAGTAAAGACGTTGAAGCCTTTACGATTTCAACTTCGCACACGCTCCTTGACAACGAAAAGGAGCGTGTACTCACGATCATTCGTTCACTCACAAAGCATAATATTAAAGCCACATTTGATGTTGATTCATCGCTTATTTGTGGTATAAAAATCCAGAGTGATCGATCATTTTTTGAACGATCGATTGCACGTCAGCTCAAAGACTTTGAACAATCTATTTTACGGCGAGTAGGCTTATGA
- a CDS encoding methyltransferase domain-containing protein — translation MKIPYSASIITFGIALFSQLHAMQDQWARDFLSHYSFKGDELVLHLGCGNGNITHYISTLVSQNSVYGWDASRQAIADAKRKYPSRKFEWLSFSNQRPKDISVEGLYDIVFSCSLLQDFGHETHQDILKKISRSLVPGGKMLLVMMQKDLSEVFTCAEQLSNSEHWAPYFVNFAYTGLTFTMQAYERYLFDAGFEQFYFNKVVTKEKFKNRKALCAWISEQSEHVRHLKVEDQASFIDRLLAYILEKNPENEQQEIELNFSRIEVIAQK, via the coding sequence GTGAAAATTCCGTACTCAGCGAGCATCATAACTTTTGGAATAGCGCTTTTTAGTCAGCTCCATGCTATGCAGGATCAGTGGGCCCGTGACTTTTTATCACATTATAGTTTTAAAGGAGATGAGCTTGTTCTTCATCTTGGGTGTGGTAATGGGAATATTACGCACTATATTTCAACGCTTGTTTCACAAAATAGTGTGTATGGATGGGATGCTTCGCGTCAGGCCATTGCTGATGCAAAAAGAAAATACCCATCAAGAAAATTTGAATGGCTTTCATTCAGCAATCAAAGGCCTAAAGATATATCAGTAGAAGGGCTTTATGATATTGTTTTTTCATGCAGTCTCTTGCAAGATTTTGGTCATGAAACACATCAAGACATTTTAAAAAAAATCAGTAGAAGTCTTGTCCCTGGAGGCAAAATGCTTCTGGTGATGATGCAAAAAGATTTGTCTGAAGTTTTTACTTGTGCAGAACAATTGAGTAACTCTGAACATTGGGCTCCGTACTTTGTAAATTTTGCCTACACGGGGCTTACATTCACCATGCAAGCTTATGAGCGATATTTATTTGATGCAGGATTTGAACAGTTTTATTTCAATAAAGTAGTTACCAAAGAAAAATTTAAAAATCGAAAAGCTCTTTGCGCATGGATCAGCGAGCAATCTGAGCATGTGCGTCATCTCAAGGTAGAGGATCAGGCATCGTTTATTGACCGCTTGCTTGCATATATACTTGAAAAAAATCCTGAAAATGAACAGCAAGAAATTGAGCTTAATTTTTCAAGAATTGAAGTCATTGCTCAAAAATAA